The Acidobacteriota bacterium DNA window GGCTTTTATCGCAACCCCCAGCAGGGGCTGCCGTCGAGCAACGGTCTGATGCTCCTCTTCCACCAGGCCACCGGTCAGCCGGCGGCGCTGCTGTTGGACGAGGGCCGCCTCACCGACGTGCGCACCGCCGCCGCCGGAGCGGTGGCGGCGAAGCATTTGGCGCCGCGCATCGAGCGTATCGGCATCCTGGGCACCGGCATCCAGGCGCGGCTGCAGCTCGAGCACCTGAAGCCCGTCACCTCTTGCCGCAACGTGCTGGTGTGGGGCCGTCGACAAGAAGCCGCCGAGGCTTACGCCGAGGAGATGGGAGCCCAGGGCTGGCGGGTGACGGTGGCGGAGGCCGCCGACGAGGTGGCGGAATCCTGCGACCTGCTGGTCACCACCACCCCCGCCACCGAGCCCCTCTTCGAAGCGGATCGCCTGCGGGTCGGCGCCCACGTCACCGCCGTCGGTTCCGACACGGCGGAGAAGCAGGAGCTGGATCCGGAGCTTCTGGCCCGGGCAGCGGTGGTGGTGGGGGACAGTCTCGCCCAATGCCGCAGCCGCGGCGAGATCTACCGTGCCGTCCAGGCGGGAATGCTGGGGGCGGACGCGGCGGTGGAGCTGGGGGCGGTGATCGCCGACCGCTCCCTGGGCCGCCAGAACGCCGGCCAGATCACCATCGCCGACCTCACCGGGGTGGCGGTACAGGACATCCAGATCGCGGCGGCGGTGTTCTCGGCGCTGGAGTGAGCCCGGCACCGTTAGTGGGGTAGCTGCGCCCGTCCCGTCGGTCCTGCGCTCGGTGCTCAAACGTTCCGCTCCCTCCGGTCGCTCCTCGCCCTTCGGGTTGAGTTCGCTCCGTGCTCGGTTCGACGGGACGGGCTCCGCGGCACCGTTGGGTGCCAGACCTGCGCTCGGTGCTCAAACGTTCCGCTCCCTCCGGTCACTCCTCGCCTTTCGGGTTGAGTTCGCCCCGTGCTCGGCTCGACGGGACGGCCTCCGCGGCACCGTTGGCTCTCGGCAACGCCTCCCATGAGATAAAATCTCCCCCACCCGACCATCTTGACCGGCTCCCCCGGGGGCCCCGACGTGGAGGAGCTCTATGTCTCCCAACGAGGAATCCTCGAACCCGGCCCCCGTCCATCCCTCGGTAGAGGCTTCGGGCTCGCAGGGCGGTACCGTAGGCGTCGATCACCTGCTGCGCCCCAGCCTCGCCGCCCGGGCGA harbors:
- a CDS encoding ornithine cyclodeaminase family protein, with protein sequence MRVVTLEEIEKVLPQLDLIPLMEEGFTAYTRGEAVVPPVGEMIFDDPPGDVHIKYGYLRGGEHYVVKIASGFYRNPQQGLPSSNGLMLLFHQATGQPAALLLDEGRLTDVRTAAAGAVAAKHLAPRIERIGILGTGIQARLQLEHLKPVTSCRNVLVWGRRQEAAEAYAEEMGAQGWRVTVAEAADEVAESCDLLVTTTPATEPLFEADRLRVGAHVTAVGSDTAEKQELDPELLARAAVVVGDSLAQCRSRGEIYRAVQAGMLGADAAVELGAVIADRSLGRQNAGQITIADLTGVAVQDIQIAAAVFSALE